One Streptomyces lincolnensis genomic region harbors:
- a CDS encoding YdeI/OmpD-associated family protein — translation MSSSDSGSDSVDSGEPRPFRSAADLDAWLSAHPAPYPGLWVKVAKKGSGLPSVTAAEVNDVALCHGWITGHRKSLDAVHYLQRITPRRPGSLWSMVNVRRVEELTAAGRMRPAGLAEVAAAKADGRWEKAYASQREAAVPDDLAAALERDPAARAAFERLGRTDRYLLALPLLRARTPRSRAERLSAALTRLTRDPPP, via the coding sequence GTGTCCTCCTCCGACTCCGGTTCCGACTCCGTCGACTCCGGCGAACCCCGTCCCTTCCGCTCCGCTGCCGACCTCGACGCCTGGCTGAGCGCCCACCCCGCGCCGTACCCGGGGCTGTGGGTGAAGGTCGCGAAGAAGGGCTCGGGTCTGCCCTCCGTGACCGCCGCCGAGGTCAACGACGTGGCCCTGTGCCACGGCTGGATCACCGGGCATCGCAAGAGCCTGGACGCCGTGCACTACCTCCAGCGGATCACCCCGCGCCGGCCCGGCAGCCTCTGGTCGATGGTCAACGTGCGCCGCGTGGAGGAACTGACCGCCGCCGGCCGTATGCGCCCCGCGGGTCTCGCGGAGGTGGCCGCGGCGAAGGCGGACGGGCGGTGGGAGAAGGCGTACGCGTCACAGCGTGAGGCCGCGGTTCCCGACGACCTGGCCGCCGCGCTGGAGCGGGACCCGGCGGCCCGGGCGGCCTTCGAACGCCTCGGGAGAACGGACCGCTACCTGCTCGCGCTCCCTCTCCTGCGGGCCCGTACCCCGCGGAGCCGGGCGGAGCGGCTGTCGGCCGCGCTCACCCGGCTGACCCGGGACCCACCGCCGTGA
- a CDS encoding YceI family protein, with translation MANTDLTALTGDYTIDTAHSTIGFTVRHAMVTNVKGKFVDFSGSLHLDGGDPAASTASIDVKMDSIDTGSADRDGHLKSAEFFKIEEFPTMTFRSTKAEALGDEDYRITGDLTILGTTRPISIDLEFNGSAKDPFGNERVGFEGKAEIKRSDWGLTWNATLETGGVLISDKIKLSFDISAIKNA, from the coding sequence ATGGCGAACACCGACCTGACCGCACTGACCGGCGACTACACGATCGACACCGCCCACTCCACGATCGGCTTCACCGTCCGCCACGCCATGGTGACCAACGTGAAGGGCAAGTTCGTCGACTTCAGCGGCTCGCTGCACCTGGACGGCGGCGACCCGGCCGCGTCGACGGCCTCCATCGACGTCAAGATGGACAGCATCGACACCGGGTCGGCGGACCGTGACGGGCACCTCAAGAGCGCGGAGTTCTTCAAGATCGAGGAGTTCCCGACGATGACCTTCCGCTCCACCAAGGCGGAGGCGCTCGGGGACGAGGACTACCGGATCACCGGTGACCTGACCATCCTCGGCACCACCCGGCCGATCAGCATCGACCTGGAGTTCAACGGTTCCGCCAAGGACCCCTTCGGCAACGAGCGCGTCGGCTTCGAGGGCAAGGCGGAGATCAAGCGCTCCGACTGGGGCCTGACCTGGAACGCGACCCTGGAGACGGGCGGCGTCCTGATCTCCGACAAGATCAAGCTGAGCTTCGACATCTCCGCGATCAAGAACGCCTGA